Proteins encoded together in one Vigna angularis cultivar LongXiaoDou No.4 chromosome 5, ASM1680809v1, whole genome shotgun sequence window:
- the LOC128196616 gene encoding protein ALP1-like — translation MEGELDLSYLDGEDIDDDVVGVNFNIIAMIRQQLQITTSLAALTMLCIVAHALSILRMYSTDSSSVSNYLPDRDRRREQLMSYLVHTNRCRDIIRMGPEAFLTLCEKLRSTGLVKDAIRSTVEQQVAQFLHIIGHNVKNRSVAFFFHRSGSTVSKHFHNVLDAILSMESEFLIQPSGNEVHPYVLNNNRFNSYFKDCLGAIDGTHVRVKVPRSNAQRFRGRKDWPTQNVFAACDFDMKFTYVLAGWEGTASDLRILKNALDRDDPLVIPQGKYYLGDAGFMLKSTVLTPYRGVRYHLKEYTRRGPQNARELFNHRHSSLRNVIERTFGVLKKRFPIIASGTKPHYGLDTMTDIILACCILHNFLRGVDNDDSLLEEVDNDLNDREDHNVSSSQVIEEDHRIGSSIRDSIADDMWYKMNRGKAAYVQSSAPTREFIKWTEDMDARLLQSMIEESRIGNRVDGSWTSQAYSNMVDHPHSCGYVAITKNNVKNRQKVLKDKWREVHDLFSGLSGFAWNPVSMTFHAEDKVWMDLIQSRPTAAK, via the exons ATGGAAGGAGAATTAGATTTATCATATTTGGACGGTGAAGATATTGATGATGATGTCGTTGGTGTGAACTTCAATATTATCGCAATGATACgtcaacaattacaaataacaaCTTCATTGGCTGCACTGacaatgttatgcattgttgcACACGCCTTGAGTATCTTGCGTATGTACTCGACTGATTCGAGTAGTGTAAGCAATTACCTACCGGACAGAGACCGTCGTAGAGAGCAATTAATGTCATATCTTGTGCATACTAATCGGTGTCGCGACATTATTAGAATGGGTCCAGAGGCATTTCTTACACTTTGTGAGAAACTAAGATCAACTGGGTTAGTGAAGGATGCGATTCGGTCTACTGTGGAGCAACAAGTAgctcaatttcttcatataattggccATAATGTTAAGAATCGCAGTGtggcatttttctttcatcgatcCGGTTCCACGGTTAGCAAACACTTTCACAATGTGTTGGATGCTATCTTAAGTATGGAATCTGAATTTCTAATTCAACCCTCAGGAAATGAGGTTCATCCATATGTGTTGAACAACAATCGCTTCAACTCGTACTTTAAG GATTGTTTGGGAGCCATAGACGGAACTCATGTTCGTGTAAAGGTCCCAAGAAGTAATGCTCAAAGATTTCGAGGAAGAAAAGACTGGCCAACACAAAATGTGTTTGCGGCGtgtgattttgacatgaaattcaCTTACGTTCTTGCTGGGTGGGAAGGAACTGCATCTGATttgagaattttaaaaaatgctctTGATCGAGATGATCCGTTGGTTATTCCCCAAG gaaaatactACCTCGGTGATGCAGGATTCATGTTGAAAAGCACAGTTTTGACTCCATATAGAGGCGTGAGATATCACCTTAAAGAATATACACGCAGAGGACCACAAAATGCACGTGAGCTGTTTAATCATCGTCATTCGTCGTTGAGAAATGTTATTGAAAGAACCTTTGGTGTGTTGAAAAAACGATTCCCTATCATTGCAAGTGGCACTAAACCACACTATGGATTGGATACAATGACAGACATCATACTAGCATGTTGTATCTTACACAACTTCCTTCGTGGCGTGGATAACGATGACTCATTACTTGAAGAAGTTGATAACGACTTGAATGATCGGGAAGACCATAATGTTTCATCATCTCAAGTCATAGAAGAGGACCATAGGATTGGTAGTAGTATTAGGGATTCTATAGCCGATGATATGTG GTATAAAATGAATAGAGGTAAGGCAGCATACGTTCAGTCCTCTGCTCCTACTAGAGAGTTTATTAAGTGGACAGAGGACATGGATGCACGTCTTCTACAGTCTATGATTGAGGAATCACGAATCGGTAATAGGGTTGACGGAAGCTGGACATCCCAAGCATATAGTAACATGGTTGATCATCCTCATAGCTGTGGGTATGTCgctataacaaaaaataatgtgaaaaatCGTCAGAAAGTCTTGAAAGATAAATGGCGCGAGGTACATGACTTGTTTTctggattgagtggatttgcgtGGAACCCGGTTAGTATGACATTCCACGCTGAGGACAAAGTTTGGATGGACCTCATTCAG TCCAGGCCAACTGCGGCAAAGTGA
- the LOC108339171 gene encoding uncharacterized protein LOC108339171, whose translation MASDGCDPPIPPLAKSDKEKGKKKSYMVKLLNRFNNVNASSSQPSTPTSTSTARFVPPPLQVPGLTPTAPSIPPSLEVPSFTPSPQQFAADQWRSPFPHVGSNPTTPTNMPSPPPIGDNPPHSSSAANDFEDVSNNRPIITPIGGGFYPTKTASKAITATIKQQFDEPWVTWGNIPQTQRDVFFERFRRKVSWRSNHEEKVKKNFHTKASHRLSEMFKKARTEGKKPNWMRDIVWNGLLEKWNMPLYRQKCETAKKNRTSDKGGCLHTGGSISVHEHAIRLEEFEAKFSQIRSETAFVGASACSPLDPADEERLRNQCWLDVASGRYKGRVYGIGNVSAQDDCVDSYIQQTQASSSQQPMVDDISNLHTRVSTHDDQLRQMNSQLQGFIGVIMQYLPPPTVAIAQQFFQSQNQPQTNVQPQQPQQPQQPQQPQQPQQPTDQPQDDNVYGDY comes from the exons ATGGCATCAGATGGTTGTGACCCTCCTATTCCACCTTTAGCAAAATCAGATAAGGAGAAGGGCAAGAAGAAATCTTATATGGTGAAGTTGTTAAATCGTTTCAATAATGTAAATGCTTCAAGTAGTCAGCCATCTACACCTACCTCTACCTCCACTGCTAGATTTGTTCCACCACCATTACAAGTTCCTGGTTTGACACCTACTGCACCATCAATTCCACCTTCGTTGGAAGTTCCTTCCTTCACACCTAGTCCACAACAATTTGCTGCTGATCAATGGAGATCACCCTTCCCCCATGTTGGTTCTAACCCAACAACTCCCACAAATATGCCATCACCACCTCCTATAGGGGATAACCCTCCACATTCAAGTTCAGCAGCCAATGACTTTGAAGATGTTTCCAACAATCGTCCAATCATTACACCTATTGGAGGAGG GTTTTATCCAACAAAAACAGCATCCAAAGCAATCACAGCCACCATCAAGCAACAGTTTGATGAGCCATGGGTGACATGGGGAAATATACCTCAGACACAAAGAGATGTTTTCTTTGAGCGTTTTAGG AGGAAGGTTTCATGGAGGTCTAACCATgaagaaaaggtgaaaaaaaatttccacACCAAAGCATCTCATAGATTATCTGAGATGTTTAAAAAGGCTCGAACAGAAGGAAAAAAACCTAATTGGATGAGGGATATTGTTTGGAATGGTCTTTTGGAGAAGTGGAACATGccactttatagacaaaaatGTGAAACGGCCAAAAAGAACAGGACATCTGACAAGGGTGGTTGTTTACACACTGGGGGATCCATTAGCGTGCATGAGCATGCAATTCGTCTg GAAGAGTTTGaagcaaaattttctcaaataagatcTGAGACAGCATTTGTTGGTGCTTCAGCATGTTCTCCCCTAGACCCTGCAGATGAGGAAAGATTGAGGAACCAATGTTGGTTGGACGTTGCTAGTGGAAGGTACAAGGGACGCGTATACGGCATCGGAAATGTCAGTGCTCAAGATGACTGTGTTGATAGTTACATACAACAGACACAGGCATCTTCTTCTCAGCAACCGATGGTAGACGACATTTCTAACCTCCACACACGAGTATCAACCCATGATGACCAACTTCGACAGATGAACTCTCAATTGCAAGGCTTTATTGGCGTCATAATGCAGTACCTTCCGCCTCCTACAGTCGCAATTGCACAACAATTTTTTCAATCCCAAAATCAGCCACAAACTAATgttcaaccacaacaaccacaacaaccacaacaaccacagCAACCACAGCAACCACAGCAACCAACAGATCAACCACAAGATGATAATGTTTATGGAGATTACTAG